A segment of the Acidobacteriota bacterium genome:
TAGCAGAGAATGGTGACCGTACCGCCCACGCCCCCCATGAGGGCCAGCGTCCATCCCAGGCCCTGGCCGCTCGATTCGGGGATAGCGGGCCACACCAGGCCGGCGATGACGTCCCCCCAATCCGGTGCCAGGCGGCCGGCGGAAACCACGACCGTGCAGAACATCAGGCCGATGCAGACCCGCATGACCTTTTCGAAGAGCCGGTAGCCTCCCAAGCGGACCATCAGGACTCCGACCAGGCTCCACACGATCCCGTGGAAGATCTTGCCCGTGGCCGGATCGGAATGAAGGGGCAGGAGGGCATGGGAAGCCACGCCGCAGGCGCTCATCAGCGCCGCCGCCACCAGGAAACTCCAGACCACCAGGTATCCCAGGAAGAGGTATTGGACGGGCCGGCCCAGGCGATCCACGGCGCCTTCCAGGAGGGTGTGTCCGGTGGCCAGTTGCCAGCGCGTGATCCCCTCGCTGAGGACGAACTTGAAGAAACTGCCGGCCAGGACAGCCCAGAGGATAGCGACCCCCAGCTTCGATCCGGCGAAACCGGCGGTGGCCAAGTCTCCGGCGCCCACGCCGGTGGCCGCCACCAGCAATCCGGGTCCCAATATGGCAAGCGGATTTCTCATCTTGTGTCCCACACTAGTCTGCTGGAGCCAGCCGCCGTTCGCTACCTTGGATCTCCAACCAATCAGAAGGGGGCCGTCTGGGCTATCACCTCACCGGCGCCGACCTCTACTCCTTCCGGTCGGACTCGGACTGAGCTCCGAAGAGGGGGGAGAAACCGACACGAAGTTTACGAATATCGCTTTCGCATTCCACGTCGGCCAAAGAGCTGAGACAATTGGGCCATCGCTGGATGAGAAGCCGTTACGGCAGACGGGAGATTCTCATATCTGTCCAGCAATTCCGATTCCGAAGATTCTCGCGGCCAATCGAGGTTGGGCGAGATATGTTTGTCTTCTATCGCGACGGCGGACATTTCAAGTAGACCGATCAGGTCCCGCGTCGCCGCACGACGGGGATGTTTAAGATCTTTGTAGAGCCCTCCAATACGCTGTCCTAGCTCATACCCAGTGGAGGGCCCAACGTCCAATAGAATCTCCAGGATCTGCAGTTGCCTCTGGGCCAGCACGCGCCGGCGGGGACTTCGTAGTTTCCCAAACAACGATCTGGCGAATTCCCGGAACAGCACTCGGCGATGATTGGTGGCGATGGCCTCGGCAACCACGTTGCATCTCTCGGCCACCGCCGGCAGCGCAAACTTCAGAAACGGCGTCAGATCGTGTCCGTTTTCGCGGGTTTCGTACAGAGCGGTCAAGTACTCGTCTTTGTGTTCGTAGTAGTAGTTGGACAGGCTGACCATGATCACGTCGTTGACCCCGGCCCGCCGCAGCATGAATGCTTCCAAGGCGCGGGCGGTGCGGCCGTTTCCGTCGCCGAAGGGGTGCATGGCGCCGATGTGGTAGTGAGCGGCAATAGCCTGAATGAGACGGTCGTGACGCTGGAACTCTCCGGCGATGGCGGCAGCGAGGCCTTCGAAGGCCTCGCTGCATTCACGGCCGCCCTCGGCACCCCGGCAGCGTGGCGTCCCGAAGGTGACGTTCCACGCGTCAGGACGTGTCCGGCCCGGTTCGCAATGATCATCGTCGCATCCGGTCACGATGCGCCGCTGGATTTCCCGGATGAAATCGGCGCTGACCGGCTGTTCGGCAGGTCTTGAACGCAGCCAGCGGTAGGTGGCGTCAGCGGCGCGAAGTTGACGCTGGGAACGGGTCAATCTAGTCGTCGCAGTCAGGGTGGCGGCGAGAGCTTCGTCCTGTTCGCGTTGCGTGAACTCGGCGCCTTCAATGCGCGATGTGCCGGCCGCTTCCAATCGCAACTGCTCCGCGTGCGCCTCCTCAATCCACTGAGGTAGATATGGCATCTGATTTAGGACGCCGCCGCCGGTCTTGGCCTCGACCAGCCGGTGGAAGACGGCAGGGGGATCGTAGTGCACCCATCGCTGGGGGACCACATAGCGACTGACATTATCGGCAGTCATTTCCGTCTCATTTCCAGTTCATTTCAAATGCATTTATTTGGATCATGAATA
Coding sequences within it:
- a CDS encoding Nramp family divalent metal transporter — translated: MRNPLAILGPGLLVAATGVGAGDLATAGFAGSKLGVAILWAVLAGSFFKFVLSEGITRWQLATGHTLLEGAVDRLGRPVQYLFLGYLVVWSFLVAAALMSACGVASHALLPLHSDPATGKIFHGIVWSLVGVLMVRLGGYRLFEKVMRVCIGLMFCTVVVSAGRLAPDWGDVIAGLVWPAIPESSGQGLGWTLALMGGVGGTVTILCYGYWIQEEGRRGVKDLTICRLDLAAAYVVTALFGLAMVIIGSQVEVQGGGATLLIRLAERLSESLGPLGGWAFLLGAWGAIFSSLLGAWQSIPYLFTDLTSLMGNRGSGKSRRVDPDSRIYRGFMYAMATIPMVGLWVGFARMQKTYAIVGVLFVPMLAAALLRMNGKSGWIGSRYRNRPWTSIVLASILVFFLLAGFLGVEAALRR
- a CDS encoding Fic family protein translates to MTADNVSRYVVPQRWVHYDPPAVFHRLVEAKTGGGVLNQMPYLPQWIEEAHAEQLRLEAAGTSRIEGAEFTQREQDEALAATLTATTRLTRSQRQLRAADATYRWLRSRPAEQPVSADFIREIQRRIVTGCDDDHCEPGRTRPDAWNVTFGTPRCRGAEGGRECSEAFEGLAAAIAGEFQRHDRLIQAIAAHYHIGAMHPFGDGNGRTARALEAFMLRRAGVNDVIMVSLSNYYYEHKDEYLTALYETRENGHDLTPFLKFALPAVAERCNVVAEAIATNHRRVLFREFARSLFGKLRSPRRRVLAQRQLQILEILLDVGPSTGYELGQRIGGLYKDLKHPRRAATRDLIGLLEMSAVAIEDKHISPNLDWPRESSESELLDRYENLPSAVTASHPAMAQLSQLFGRRGMRKRYS